The following coding sequences are from one Hymenobacter sp. DG25A window:
- a CDS encoding DUF58 domain-containing protein: protein MNTPEATPLQQLLRKLRQFEIRIRQAVDAQLQGDFHSVFKGTGLEFDDVRLYQYGDEVRAIDWAVSSKGHGTFVKTYKEEREQQVLLLLDVSASQRVGAEGRRKLDVGREICGILALTAARQSAQLGILAFSNQKELYMPPGKGIRHAYALIKSLFDLEPRSPSTAVAAGIKQALGLLKRRTVVVLISDFIDTAYERELTMLARKHDLVVVQLLDRREREFPSLGIVPLHDQETNRTVWVNTSSATFRARYRATYEQNREQISQICRRHRTEFLSITTDADYLPQLVNLFRRRNQRGNRG from the coding sequence ATGAATACGCCTGAGGCCACGCCACTACAACAGCTGCTGCGCAAACTACGGCAATTCGAAATCCGGATTCGCCAGGCCGTGGACGCGCAATTGCAGGGCGACTTCCACTCCGTATTCAAAGGCACGGGCCTGGAGTTCGACGATGTGCGCCTATATCAGTACGGCGACGAGGTGCGCGCCATTGACTGGGCCGTTTCCAGCAAAGGCCACGGCACCTTTGTTAAAACCTACAAAGAAGAGCGGGAACAGCAGGTTTTGCTTTTGCTGGATGTCAGCGCGTCCCAGCGTGTGGGCGCCGAAGGCCGGCGCAAGCTGGACGTGGGCCGCGAAATATGCGGCATTCTGGCCCTCACGGCCGCCCGCCAGTCGGCGCAGCTGGGTATTCTGGCTTTTTCCAATCAGAAAGAGCTGTATATGCCGCCGGGCAAAGGCATCCGGCACGCCTATGCCCTCATCAAATCCTTGTTTGATCTGGAGCCCCGCTCGCCCAGCACGGCCGTGGCCGCCGGCATAAAGCAGGCACTGGGACTCCTGAAGCGGCGCACGGTGGTGGTGCTGATTTCTGATTTTATTGATACCGCCTACGAGCGGGAGCTGACCATGCTGGCCCGCAAGCACGACTTGGTGGTGGTACAGCTGTTGGACCGCCGTGAGCGGGAGTTTCCGTCCCTGGGCATTGTGCCCCTGCACGACCAGGAAACCAACCGCACGGTGTGGGTGAATACGTCCTCGGCCACCTTCCGGGCGCGCTACCGGGCCACCTATGAGCAAAACCGTGAGCAGATCAGCCAGATCTGCCGCCGCCACCGCACCGAGTTTTTATCCATCACCACCGACGCCGACTACCTACCGCAGCTAGTCAACCTGTTTCGGCGGCGCAATCAGCGTGGCAACCGTGGGTAA
- a CDS encoding DUF4296 domain-containing protein — protein sequence MKSLSMRALVALSVFLAACQRPEEPVPPQKLLSKPEFAHLLIELHLMESRVDAARLSRDSSVALFEQVKDSLLRRHQTTDSAFQQTYRYYSIHGKDLQEVYDVVIDSLNLRGVRLQGKSAKPAAPRSGREHLL from the coding sequence GTGAAAAGTCTCTCCATGCGGGCACTTGTGGCCCTAAGTGTGTTTCTGGCGGCCTGCCAACGGCCCGAAGAGCCCGTACCGCCGCAAAAGCTGCTGTCCAAACCCGAGTTTGCGCACCTGCTGATAGAGCTGCATCTGATGGAAAGCCGCGTGGATGCCGCCCGCCTCTCGCGGGACTCCTCGGTGGCCCTGTTTGAACAGGTGAAAGACAGCCTGCTGCGTCGCCACCAGACCACGGATTCGGCCTTCCAGCAAACGTACCGTTACTACAGCATCCACGGCAAAGACCTGCAGGAGGTGTACGACGTGGTAATTGACTCGCTGAACCTGCGGGGCGTGCGGCTTCAGGGGAAGTCGGCTAAGCCAGCCGCGCCCCGTTCGGGACGGGAGCATCTACTGTAG
- a CDS encoding tRNA-binding protein, translating to MDSANLITWDDFARVDLRIGTIVEAREFPEARKPAYQLLVDLGPEIGLKRSSAQITSRYQPQELVGRQVLCVVNFPPRRIGPFSSEILVTGVADEHGDIVLTTVDAPVPNGARLA from the coding sequence ATGGATTCTGCTAATCTTATTACCTGGGATGATTTTGCCCGCGTGGATCTGCGCATCGGCACCATTGTGGAGGCGCGCGAATTTCCCGAGGCCCGTAAGCCCGCTTATCAGCTATTAGTAGATCTGGGCCCTGAAATTGGACTGAAGCGGTCCAGCGCCCAGATTACAAGCCGGTATCAGCCTCAGGAGCTGGTGGGCCGGCAGGTGCTGTGCGTGGTGAACTTCCCGCCGCGCCGCATCGGTCCGTTCAGCTCCGAAATACTGGTAACCGGCGTGGCCGATGAGCACGGCGACATTGTGCTGACTACAGTAGATGCTCCCGTCCCGAACGGGGCGCGGCTGGCTTAG
- a CDS encoding DUF922 domain-containing protein, with protein sequence MTNFTLFPMLVWLSALLPTSQQTTPAPATLEWQPNRPLTWTDFQARPTLPAELAALTSANLDVRVNCVNYQVTTTVRAVFTPSESWVRNASKAKPELLRHEQIHFDLTELHARRVRQKITLAKFNCDRLQPALNNFTRIAFNDWRREEARYDMETNHGLNAAKQLAWEQNVQQRLQELSAFAAAN encoded by the coding sequence ATGACAAACTTTACGCTCTTCCCCATGCTGGTTTGGTTGTCAGCCCTGCTCCCAACCTCCCAGCAAACCACTCCGGCGCCAGCTACGCTGGAGTGGCAGCCTAACCGCCCCCTGACCTGGACTGATTTTCAGGCCCGACCCACGCTGCCTGCTGAGCTGGCGGCCCTTACTTCTGCTAATCTGGATGTGCGCGTAAACTGCGTTAACTATCAGGTTACAACAACAGTACGGGCCGTTTTCACGCCCAGCGAATCGTGGGTACGTAATGCTTCCAAGGCCAAACCTGAACTGCTGCGACATGAGCAGATTCATTTTGACCTAACAGAATTGCATGCCCGCCGTGTAAGACAGAAGATTACCTTGGCAAAGTTCAATTGCGACCGACTCCAGCCGGCTCTCAATAATTTCACCCGCATTGCTTTCAACGACTGGCGCCGGGAAGAAGCCCGCTACGACATGGAAACCAACCATGGCCTGAATGCGGCCAAGCAGCTGGCCTGGGAACAGAACGTGCAGCAGCGCCTGCAGGAGCTTTCGGCGTTTGCGGCAGCAAACTAA
- a CDS encoding MATE family efflux transporter — translation MPLTAIRPHIKPTLLLAYPVVLSQLGHIMVSVCDSIMVGQTGTIPLAAVSLGVSVSTVVMVFGLGLSMSITPLVATADGQRDIPRIGQLLINGVMLCTVAGLVLAAFGLIVPNLLRYLNQPAEVVRLAAPWVRVLFASMIPLMIFQGFKQFAEGLGLTRQAMFLSIMANVVNALLCYALIFGHWGAPHMGMMGAAWATLIARVLMAALMAVYVLRADRLKPYREAAGSWLTVSSGTMRRLLGLGMPIGVQMMFEMGAFSFSAIMIGWLGATALAAHQIAINVASVTYMAASGIAAAATIRVGNQRGLGSAHNTRQAGLTAYFLTFLFMSTMGLLLILGRHFVPTLYNHDPAVLAQAATLLLVAALFQVSDGLQVVGLGALRGLEDVKVPSVVALLAYWAIALPLGYGLGFGLKMGATGVWIGLLTGLTLVAGVLLWRFRRLSAFAVNQQIAIAR, via the coding sequence ATGCCACTTACCGCTATCCGCCCGCACATCAAACCCACCTTATTGCTGGCTTACCCGGTGGTGCTAAGCCAGCTGGGTCACATTATGGTGAGCGTTTGTGATAGTATCATGGTGGGTCAGACGGGGACCATTCCGCTGGCCGCCGTGTCGCTAGGCGTGAGCGTCAGTACCGTGGTTATGGTGTTTGGCTTGGGGCTTTCCATGAGCATTACGCCGCTGGTAGCTACCGCCGATGGGCAGCGGGACATTCCACGCATTGGCCAGCTGCTGATAAATGGGGTGATGCTTTGCACGGTAGCGGGCTTGGTGCTGGCCGCTTTTGGGCTGATTGTCCCCAATTTGCTCCGCTACCTGAATCAGCCGGCGGAGGTGGTGCGCCTGGCGGCACCGTGGGTGCGCGTGCTGTTCGCCTCCATGATTCCGCTGATGATTTTTCAGGGATTTAAGCAGTTTGCCGAAGGGCTTGGCCTCACCCGGCAGGCCATGTTTCTGTCCATTATGGCCAACGTGGTAAATGCCCTGTTGTGCTACGCGCTGATCTTTGGTCATTGGGGCGCCCCGCACATGGGCATGATGGGTGCCGCCTGGGCCACGCTCATTGCGCGGGTGCTGATGGCGGCCCTCATGGCGGTCTACGTTTTACGGGCCGACCGCCTGAAGCCTTACCGCGAAGCCGCAGGCAGCTGGCTCACGGTTTCCAGCGGCACCATGCGCCGGCTATTGGGCCTGGGCATGCCCATTGGGGTGCAGATGATGTTTGAAATGGGCGCCTTCAGCTTCTCGGCCATTATGATTGGCTGGCTAGGCGCCACGGCCCTAGCCGCGCATCAGATTGCCATTAACGTAGCGTCGGTTACCTACATGGCGGCCAGCGGCATTGCGGCGGCGGCCACTATTCGAGTGGGCAACCAGCGCGGCCTGGGCAGCGCCCACAATACCCGGCAGGCCGGCCTTACGGCCTACTTCCTCACCTTTCTCTTCATGAGCACCATGGGCCTGCTGCTGATTCTAGGGCGCCATTTTGTACCCACGCTCTACAACCACGACCCCGCCGTGCTGGCCCAGGCGGCTACGCTGCTGCTGGTGGCCGCCCTATTTCAGGTCTCCGATGGTCTGCAGGTGGTAGGGCTGGGCGCGCTGCGGGGTCTGGAAGATGTGAAAGTGCCCTCAGTGGTAGCCTTGCTGGCTTATTGGGCTATTGCCCTCCCGCTGGGCTATGGGCTGGGCTTCGGACTGAAAATGGGCGCCACCGGGGTATGGATTGGCCTGCTCACCGGACTTACGCTGGTAGCCGGGGTACTTTTGTGGCGTTTTCGCCGACTTAGTGCCTTTGCCGTGAACCAACAAATAGCAATAGCGCGTTAA
- a CDS encoding pyridoxal phosphate-dependent aminotransferase: MSSATAVISLASGYSHFPTPPLVLEYLQPYLQGTRLPDSPAAGLPELRHALAQQYAPAQINPEQVVVTTSTKTALFAILRAALNPGDEVLLPTPNWFGFDALVAEAGGILCPLPLSPNDNYTLTPAALEAALTPHTRVVLLTNPCNPTGRIYSHQEIEALLHVTRQHPNLLVVSDEIYNLVTFGSQVPSLLDFPDPHQQHVVVNGFSKSLALINWGLGYLVAPLALAQECARWQHITSGAVASLNQLAGLAAAQSANTIATDLVAQLQPLRQLLLRTLQDIPGLRLTPNEGTYYAFPDLRAFLDPSLSPEAASCALIGRLRAAGVEVVDGSGCHAPGFVRISCAVPEPELRTGLARLRDALLTQ, translated from the coding sequence ATGTCTTCTGCTACTGCTGTAATCAGCCTGGCTTCGGGCTACTCTCATTTTCCTACACCGCCATTGGTGCTGGAGTATCTGCAGCCTTATCTGCAGGGCACCAGGCTTCCGGATAGCCCGGCCGCCGGGCTGCCCGAGCTGCGGCATGCTCTGGCCCAGCAGTATGCGCCGGCCCAGATAAATCCGGAACAGGTAGTGGTTACCACCAGCACCAAAACGGCGCTGTTTGCTATCCTCAGGGCCGCGCTTAACCCCGGCGACGAAGTGCTTCTACCAACGCCCAATTGGTTTGGCTTTGATGCCCTGGTAGCCGAAGCCGGAGGAATTTTATGCCCCTTACCCCTCTCTCCCAACGATAACTACACCCTCACGCCTGCCGCGCTGGAAGCGGCCCTGACGCCTCACACCCGGGTTGTCCTGCTCACCAACCCCTGCAACCCGACGGGGCGCATCTACAGCCACCAGGAAATAGAGGCGCTGCTGCACGTTACGCGCCAGCATCCTAACCTACTGGTGGTCAGCGACGAAATCTACAACCTGGTCACCTTTGGCTCTCAGGTGCCTTCTTTGCTCGATTTTCCTGATCCGCATCAGCAACATGTGGTCGTGAATGGGTTTTCCAAGTCGCTGGCGCTTATTAACTGGGGGCTGGGATACCTAGTGGCTCCGCTGGCGCTGGCGCAGGAGTGCGCGCGCTGGCAGCACATTACCAGCGGCGCCGTAGCCAGCCTGAACCAGTTGGCCGGACTGGCCGCCGCCCAGAGCGCCAACACTATTGCTACGGATCTGGTAGCGCAGCTGCAGCCCTTGCGCCAGTTGCTGCTCCGTACTCTGCAGGATATTCCCGGCCTACGCCTGACGCCTAATGAGGGTACGTATTACGCCTTTCCGGATTTACGCGCTTTTCTCGACCCTAGTCTCTCCCCCGAGGCGGCTTCCTGTGCCCTCATCGGCCGGCTGCGGGCCGCGGGTGTGGAGGTGGTGGACGGATCCGGCTGTCATGCACCGGGGTTTGTGCGCATTTCCTGCGCCGTGCCGGAACCGGAGCTGCGCACAGGACTGGCCCGACTGCGGGACGCTTTGCTGACCCAGTAG
- the egtD gene encoding L-histidine N(alpha)-methyltransferase: MPASSSAPAPAIDSALANHVRQGLSRTPKTLSSMYFYDDEGSRLFQQIMQLPEYYPTRTELGIFTTQQAAITKALRPAGNQPFRLLELGAGDGLKTKVLLRHLLEEKARFTYEPVDISSGALSGLAESLQKELPQLQVEPIEADYFSALAQVRQDAAPKAVLFLGSNIGNFLPDDRQKFLQQLSSYLAPADRLLIGFDLQKDPRLIRAAYDDTQGVTAAFNLNLLTRLNRELGADFDLEHWSHYTDYDPLYGAVRSFLVSRRAQTVHFADLNLRVPFAAWEIIHTENSYKFTRPQIEELAAAADLRVVSFFTDERQYFADVVLAPVQ; encoded by the coding sequence ATGCCTGCTTCTTCCTCCGCGCCTGCACCTGCTATTGATTCGGCCCTGGCCAACCACGTACGACAAGGCCTGAGCCGTACGCCCAAAACCCTGTCATCGATGTATTTCTACGATGATGAGGGCAGCCGGCTCTTTCAGCAGATTATGCAGCTGCCGGAATACTACCCCACGCGCACCGAGCTGGGCATTTTTACAACGCAGCAGGCCGCTATTACCAAGGCCCTCCGCCCGGCGGGCAACCAGCCGTTCCGGCTGCTGGAGCTGGGCGCCGGCGACGGCCTGAAAACCAAAGTATTGCTGCGGCATTTGCTGGAAGAAAAGGCCCGCTTCACCTATGAGCCGGTTGATATTTCAAGCGGGGCTCTGAGTGGGCTGGCGGAAAGTCTGCAAAAGGAACTCCCCCAGCTGCAGGTTGAGCCAATTGAGGCTGATTATTTCTCGGCCCTGGCGCAGGTACGGCAGGATGCTGCCCCCAAAGCAGTGCTGTTTCTGGGCTCCAACATTGGCAACTTTCTACCCGATGACCGCCAGAAGTTTCTGCAACAGCTTTCCAGTTACCTTGCCCCCGCCGACCGGCTGCTCATCGGCTTTGACCTGCAGAAAGACCCGCGCCTGATCCGGGCGGCCTACGACGACACTCAGGGCGTAACGGCTGCCTTCAACCTGAACCTGCTCACCCGCCTGAACCGGGAACTGGGCGCCGATTTTGACCTGGAACACTGGTCCCACTACACCGATTATGATCCGCTGTACGGTGCCGTGCGATCATTCCTGGTCAGCCGCCGCGCCCAAACCGTGCATTTTGCCGATCTGAACCTGCGCGTGCCTTTTGCCGCCTGGGAAATCATTCATACCGAAAATTCCTACAAATTTACCCGCCCCCAGATCGAGGAGCTGGCCGCCGCCGCCGACCTGCGGGTGGTGTCCTTCTTCACCGATGAGCGGCAGTACTTTGCTGATGTGGTGCTGGCTCCGGTTCAATAA
- the egtB gene encoding ergothioneine biosynthesis protein EgtB, translated as MPEVLTPPARPGEALVARYALVRAQTEAICQPLLPEDTVVQPMLDVSPPKWHLAHTTWFFETFLLGEYLPGYTVFHPEYAYLFNSYYNSLGSRVNRADRGTISRPALADVYAYRAAVDVAMRHLLNTHATELPDVFFELFELGLQHEQQHQELLLTDIKYILSTSPLAPAYRAAPAKTAESLLPPPAPWLPVVGGVYTIGQQESGFCFDNELPSHPTYVADFSLQNRLVTNAEYLAFMEAGGYKDFRFWLGEGWDLAQQQSWQAPLYWVQRPEGWFQFTMRGLQPVEMAAPVTHVSFYEADAYANWAGARLPTEAEWEIAARQFAPTTPSGNFQESGLFHPRPLPANASPTECHQLWGDVWEWTYSAYHPYPGYHKAAGALGEYNGKFMVNQLVLRGGSCATPASHIRLSYRNFFHADKRWQFTGIRLAR; from the coding sequence ATGCCTGAAGTACTGACTCCTCCTGCCCGCCCCGGCGAAGCCCTGGTAGCTCGCTACGCCCTGGTGCGGGCCCAAACGGAGGCCATTTGCCAGCCGCTGCTGCCCGAGGATACCGTGGTGCAGCCGATGTTGGACGTGAGCCCGCCCAAGTGGCACCTAGCGCATACCACCTGGTTTTTCGAAACGTTCCTGCTGGGCGAGTACCTGCCCGGCTACACCGTGTTTCACCCGGAATACGCTTACCTGTTCAACTCCTATTACAACTCGCTGGGCAGCCGCGTAAACCGCGCCGACCGGGGCACCATTTCCCGCCCGGCCCTTGCCGATGTGTATGCTTACCGCGCCGCCGTGGACGTAGCCATGCGCCACCTGCTGAATACCCACGCCACCGAGCTACCGGACGTATTTTTTGAGCTGTTTGAGCTGGGCCTGCAGCACGAGCAGCAACACCAGGAGTTGCTGCTTACCGATATTAAATACATTCTGAGTACCAGCCCCCTGGCCCCGGCCTACCGGGCAGCACCGGCAAAAACTGCCGAATCTCTGCTGCCTCCGCCGGCCCCCTGGCTGCCGGTGGTGGGCGGCGTCTATACCATTGGCCAACAGGAGTCGGGCTTTTGCTTTGATAATGAGCTGCCCAGTCACCCAACCTACGTAGCTGATTTCAGCCTGCAAAACCGGCTGGTAACCAACGCGGAGTACCTGGCCTTTATGGAAGCCGGCGGCTACAAAGACTTCCGCTTCTGGCTGGGCGAAGGCTGGGACCTGGCGCAGCAGCAAAGCTGGCAGGCGCCGCTCTACTGGGTGCAGCGGCCCGAAGGCTGGTTTCAGTTTACCATGCGCGGCCTGCAGCCCGTGGAAATGGCCGCCCCCGTTACGCATGTGAGCTTTTATGAGGCTGATGCCTACGCCAACTGGGCGGGAGCCCGCCTGCCCACCGAAGCAGAATGGGAAATAGCGGCCCGCCAGTTTGCCCCTACTACGCCCAGCGGCAATTTTCAGGAAAGCGGTTTGTTTCACCCCCGGCCGCTGCCGGCCAATGCCTCGCCCACGGAATGTCATCAGCTGTGGGGCGATGTCTGGGAATGGACCTACTCGGCCTATCACCCCTACCCCGGCTACCACAAAGCCGCCGGGGCGCTGGGCGAGTACAACGGCAAGTTTATGGTTAACCAGCTGGTGCTGCGCGGGGGCTCCTGCGCTACGCCTGCCAGCCATATCCGCCTGAGCTACCGCAACTTTTTCCACGCTGATAAGCGCTGGCAGTTCACCGGCATCCGGCTGGCCCGCTAG
- a CDS encoding o-succinylbenzoate synthase, with the protein MALHLRYTRRALQFNFPARTSRGALTEHMAWYLHLSDEHQPRLQGIGEAAPLAGLSPDFRPDIEDYLAELCRRFNAAGYQTFTPEDVPALVGAEWPAVRFALETATLDWQHGGRRILFDTAFSRGEAGLPINGLIWMGDAAFMREQISRKLSEGYSCLKLKIGSLDFATELELLAEIRAVASPQKLTLRVDANGAFTLENAAQRLEQLARFSLHSIEQPVQPGQPALMAALCQTSPVPIALDEELIGVADAQAQAQLLDALRPAYIILKPTLLGGVAATRHWVKLATERGIGWWLTSALESNIGLNAVSQLTATLGVGSFPQGLGTGQLYHNNVASPLHIQHGYLHYAAGGAWETPD; encoded by the coding sequence ATGGCTTTACACCTGCGCTACACCCGACGTGCTTTGCAGTTTAACTTTCCGGCCCGCACCTCCCGCGGGGCCCTTACTGAGCACATGGCCTGGTATCTGCACCTCTCGGATGAGCACCAGCCCCGCCTGCAGGGAATAGGAGAAGCGGCCCCGCTGGCTGGCCTCAGCCCCGACTTTCGCCCTGATATAGAAGATTATCTGGCAGAGCTGTGCCGCCGGTTTAATGCCGCCGGTTACCAGACGTTTACCCCGGAAGACGTGCCCGCACTGGTAGGGGCGGAATGGCCGGCCGTGCGCTTTGCGCTGGAAACTGCCACCCTGGATTGGCAGCACGGGGGGCGCCGGATTCTTTTTGATACGGCTTTCAGCCGCGGAGAAGCCGGCCTGCCCATCAATGGCCTTATCTGGATGGGAGATGCCGCTTTTATGCGGGAGCAAATCAGCCGCAAGCTCTCCGAAGGGTATTCCTGCCTGAAGCTGAAAATCGGCAGCCTTGATTTTGCCACGGAGCTGGAATTGCTGGCCGAAATCCGCGCGGTAGCCAGCCCCCAAAAGCTTACTCTCCGGGTAGACGCCAACGGCGCTTTTACTTTGGAAAATGCCGCGCAGAGGCTGGAGCAGTTGGCCCGGTTCAGCCTCCACTCCATTGAGCAGCCCGTGCAGCCGGGGCAGCCGGCCCTCATGGCGGCCCTATGCCAGACCTCGCCCGTACCCATTGCTCTGGATGAGGAGCTGATTGGCGTAGCGGATGCTCAGGCGCAGGCCCAGCTGCTGGATGCCCTGCGGCCGGCGTATATTATTCTGAAGCCGACTCTGCTGGGCGGGGTGGCTGCCACCCGCCATTGGGTGAAACTAGCCACCGAGCGGGGCATTGGCTGGTGGCTTACATCGGCCCTAGAGTCAAATATTGGGTTGAATGCCGTGAGCCAGCTTACCGCGACCCTGGGGGTAGGTAGTTTTCCGCAGGGCCTGGGCACGGGTCAGCTGTATCACAACAACGTAGCGAGCCCGCTGCACATTCAGCACGGGTACCTGCATTACGCCGCTGGCGGTGCCTGGGAAACGCCGGACTGA
- a CDS encoding aspartyl protease family protein, whose amino-acid sequence MLFTVSGFSQPAPFQFTKARKHRVEIPFDLQRNLIILSAKLNGKGPFNFMLDTGVGTSLITDPQLQQQLQLAQGQRFRVAGVGEETALEAFMTESVRVELPGVVAPALSMLVFSDDVLDLSSYVGVPIHGILGRDIFRSFVVEVQPSDGHLVLFDPDKYKHPRGSRWATLPLEMEGDKAYITTNVTLHDSLTLPLKLILDTGAGHALSLETGSDKRLTLPPKVLRTQLGRGLSGYINGYMGRISSMQLGKYHLNNLLTSFPDDADVRLRTETFRNGNIGLELLKRFSLVIDYPHNRLLLKPNSLYHDPFEHDMCGLDLVATGPDFRSFIVVKIQPASPAAEAELQPGDQLVAINLLPASSYSLTQLSRLLHSADGRSILFVVRRPDGELHTAMVRLRRQI is encoded by the coding sequence GTGCTTTTTACTGTATCAGGTTTCAGCCAGCCGGCTCCGTTTCAATTTACCAAAGCGCGAAAGCACCGGGTAGAAATACCTTTTGACCTGCAGCGCAACCTTATTATCCTCAGCGCAAAGCTCAACGGCAAAGGTCCGTTCAACTTTATGCTGGATACCGGGGTAGGCACTTCGCTCATCACTGATCCGCAGTTGCAGCAGCAGCTACAATTAGCGCAGGGACAGCGGTTTCGGGTGGCAGGCGTAGGTGAAGAAACCGCACTGGAAGCCTTCATGACGGAAAGTGTTCGGGTAGAGCTACCCGGGGTGGTGGCCCCCGCACTGAGCATGCTGGTATTTTCGGATGATGTCTTGGACCTTTCCAGCTATGTGGGCGTGCCTATTCATGGCATTCTGGGCCGAGATATTTTCAGGAGTTTTGTGGTGGAAGTGCAGCCTAGTGACGGCCATTTGGTATTATTTGATCCTGATAAATACAAGCACCCACGAGGCAGCCGCTGGGCTACTTTGCCCCTGGAAATGGAGGGTGACAAGGCATACATTACAACCAACGTCACCCTGCACGATTCACTGACCCTGCCTCTAAAGCTGATTCTGGACACTGGGGCCGGGCATGCACTTTCCTTGGAAACCGGCTCTGACAAACGCCTGACGCTGCCGCCTAAAGTTTTGCGCACCCAGCTGGGCCGGGGACTAAGCGGATATATCAACGGTTATATGGGGCGGATTTCCTCCATGCAGCTAGGGAAATATCATTTGAATAACCTGCTAACGTCTTTTCCTGATGATGCCGATGTGCGTCTGCGTACAGAAACCTTCCGCAACGGCAACATTGGTCTGGAGCTCCTGAAGCGCTTCTCGCTCGTTATCGATTATCCACACAACCGACTGTTGCTAAAGCCCAACTCCCTGTATCATGACCCCTTTGAGCATGATATGTGCGGCCTGGATCTGGTAGCTACCGGTCCTGATTTTCGCTCATTTATTGTGGTAAAAATTCAGCCGGCTTCTCCGGCTGCCGAAGCGGAGCTGCAGCCCGGCGACCAGCTGGTAGCCATTAATCTGTTGCCTGCCAGCTCCTACAGCCTAACCCAGCTCAGTCGTCTGCTTCATTCAGCCGACGGGCGCAGCATACTGTTTGTAGTTCGCCGCCCCGATGGCGAGCTGCATACCGCTATGGTCAGGCTCCGGCGGCAGATATAA